One window from the genome of Nicotiana tomentosiformis chromosome 5, ASM39032v3, whole genome shotgun sequence encodes:
- the LOC104114066 gene encoding aspartyl protease family protein 2-like gives MVTKFSIFILVVLLRLFSFGSVASREIHNSGINLNSSASGIEFPQHPSFNSVTASGNSDCSYGTSKKSTTTHVITQEENRSDEKEDEDLMVSKNQPREAVKFHLRHRSAGQNIEAKDSIFESTTRDLGRIQTLHTRIVEKKNQNSISRQTKNSEKPTQSSSFEFSGKLMATLESGVSHGSGEYFMDVFVGTPPKHFSLILDTGSDLNWIQSVPCYDCFEQNGPHYDPKDSISFKNISCHDPRCHLVSSPDPPQPCKSENQTCPYYYWYGDSSNTTGDFALETFTVNLTTPSGDSEIKKVENVMFGCGHWNRGLFHGAAGLLGLGRGPLSFSSQLQSLYGHSFSYCLVNRNSNSSVSSKLIFGEDKELLKHANLNFTSLVGGKENHLETFYYVQIKSVIAGGEVLNIPEETWNLSTEGVGGTIIDSGTTLSYFAEPAYEIIKQAFVNKVKHYPVLEDFPILKPCYNVSGVEKLELPSFGIVFGDGAIWNFPVENYFIKLEPEDIVCLAMLGTPHSAMSIIGNYQQQNFHILYDTKRSRLGFAPTRCADA, from the coding sequence ATGGTGACAAAGTTtagtatttttattttggtgGTGTTGTTGAGGTTATTTTCATTTGGTTCTGTAGCCTCAAGGGAAATTCACAATTCTGGTATTAATCTGAATTCTAGTGCTTCTGGTATTGAATTCCCTCAACATCCAAGTTTCAACTCAGTTACTGCTTCTGGAAATTCAGATTGCAGTTATGGAACATCCAAGAAATCAACAACCACCCATGTAATAACTCAAGAAGAAAATAGATCTGATGAAAAAGAAGATGAAGATTTAATGGTATCTAAAAACCAGCCAAGAGAAGCAGTCAAGTTTCACCTAAGGCACAGATCAGCTGGTCAAAATATAGAGGCCAAAGACTCAATATTTGAGTCCACAACAAGGGACTTAGGTAGAATTCAGACATTGCATACAAGGATTGTAGAGAAAAAGAATCAGAACTCTATTTCAAGGCAAACAAAAAATAGTGAAAAACCTACACAATCTTCTTCATTTGAATTCTCAGGCAAGCTCATGGCAACATTAGAGTCAGGTGTAAGTCATGGTTCAGGGGAGTATTTCATGGATGTTTTTGTCGGTACACCTCCTAAGCACTTCTCTTTGATTCTTGATACTGGTAGTGATCTTAATTGGATTCAGTCTGTTCCTTGTTATGATTGTTTTGAACAAAATGGTCCTCATTATGATCCTAAGGATTCTatctctttcaaaaatataagcTGCCATGATCCTAGGTGTCACCTTGTTTCATCTCCTGACCCTCCACAGCCTTGCAAGTCTGAAAACCAGACTTGCCCTTATTACTATTGGTACGGAGACAGCTCGAACACGACTGGTGATTTCGCGCTTGAGACGTTTACGGTTAATCTCACAACCCCTAGTGGGGATTCAGAGATCAAGAAGGTGGAAAATGTGATGTTTGGTTGTGGACATTGGAATAGAGGCTTGTTTCATGGTGCTGCTGGTTTGTTAGGACTTGGTAGAGGACCGCTTTCGTTTTCGTCTCAGCTTCAATCTTTATATGGCCATTCTTTTTCGTATTGTTTGGTTAATAGGAACAGCAATTCTAGCGTAAGCAGCAAATTGATTTTTGGTGAAGATAAGGAACTCTTGAAACACGCGAATTTGAACTTCACTTCACTGGTTGGTGGGAAAGAAAATCATTTGGAAACATTCTACTATGTGCAGATAAAATCAGTCATAGCTGGAGGTGAAGTGCTGAATATACCTGAGGAGACATGGAATTTGTCTACAGAAGGTGTTGGTGGAACAATCATTGATTCAGGAACTACTTTGAGCTATTTTGCAGAACCAGCATATGAGATTATAAAACAGGCATTTGTTAACAAGGTGAAGCACTATCCTGTTTTAGAAGATTTTCCAATTTTGAAACCATGTTACAATGTTTCTGGAGTGGAGAAACTTGAATTGCCTTCATTTGGGATAGTTTTTGGTGATGGAGCTATATGGAATTTTCCAGTAGAGAACTACTTCATCAAACTTGAACCAGAGGATATTGTTTGTTTGGCAATGTTAGGAACTCCTCATTCGGCCATGTCGATAATTGGCAACTACCAACAGCAGAATTTTCATATCTTATATGACACCAAAAGGTCAAGGCTGGGATTTGCACCAACAAGATGTGCTGATGCCTGA
- the LOC104114065 gene encoding probable glycosyltransferase At5g03795 yields the protein MWCLKKLQLPSFLSSNLALLVFIPLFLVSILACTLLGSSFVSSFSSSSSWNGIKSVGILTSYSLRSLSSYEEQDEHLQIVGLAEAPSFTSPFNNSLVTEDSIPHQPPQEGESQNEKDEISIEREEHGNNATAGVVKMYSRLERVEAILAKARSSIREAARNGSMISSHQDPDYVPQGPMYHNANSFHRSYLEMEKNFKAYVYEEGEPPIFHNGPCRSIYSTEGRFIHEMEKGNFYRTKDPDEAMVYFLPFSVVVMVHYLYVPGAHDMHTIGTTVADYVKVISSRHTFWNRSLGADHFMLSCHDWGPRSTSYVPHLFNNSIRVLCNANTSEGFNPIKDVSLPEIHLKTGDIKGLIGGPSPSTRSILAFFAGGLHGNIRHHLLKQWKGKDEDVLVYEKLPRSKSYESMLKKSKFCLCPSGYEVASPRVVEAIYAECIPVLISDSYVPPFSDVLNWKSFSVTVAVKDIPNIKKILMSISQSQYLRMHRRVKQVQRHFVINGPPKRFDLFHMTVHSIWLRRLNIRVHE from the exons ATGTGGTGTCTCAAGAAGCTGCAGTTGCCTTCATTTTTGTCTTCTAATTTGGCTCTTTTGGTTTTCATCCCTTTGTTTCTGGTTTCAATTCTTGCTTGTACATTATTAGGTAGTTCTTTTGtgtcatcattttcttcttcttcttcttggaaTGGGATTAAGTCTGTTGGAATTTTGACCTCTTATTCTTTGAGGTCTTTAAGTAGTTATGAAGAACAAGATGAGCATTTACAGATAGTTGGCCTAGCTGAGGCTCCATCTTTTACTTCTCCTTTTAACAACTCATTGGTAACTGAAGACTCAATTCCTCATCAACCTCCCCAA GAAGGAGAGTCACAGAATGAGAAGGATGAAATATCAATTGAAAGAGAAGAACATGGTAATAATGCAACTGCAGGGGTAGTTAAAATGTACAGCAGGTTAGAAAGGGTTGAAGCCATTTTGGCAAAAGCCAGATCTTCCATAAGAGAAGCTGCTCGAAATGGGAGTATGATATCTAGCCATCAGGACCCTGATTATGTTCCTCAAGGCCCCATGTACCATAACGCAAATTCCTTCCACAG GAGCTATCTTGAAATGGAGAAGAACTTCAAGGCATATGTGTATGAGGAAGGAGAACCTCCAATATTCCATAATGGTCCATGTAGGAGCATATATTCAACAGAAGGAAGGTTTATACATGAAATGGAAAAGGGAAATTTCTACAGAACAAAAGATCCAGATGAGGCTATGGTGTATTTTCTGCCATTTAGTGTAGTTGTGATGGTTCATTACCTCTATGTCCCTGGTGCCCATGATATGCATACCATTGGTACAACTGTTGCTGATTATGTTaaagtcatttcttcaagacaTACCTTTTGGAACAGAAGTCTTGGTGCTGATCACTTCATGCTTTCCTGTCATGACTGG GGACCACGTTCGACTTCATACGTTCCACATCTCTTCAACAACTCCATAAGAGTTTTATGCAATGCCAATACCTCAGAAGGTTTTAATCCTATAAAAGATGTATCTCTACCGGAAATCCATCTCAAGACGGGCGATATCAAGGGACTAATAGGAGGTCCCTCACCATCAACAAGATCAATTCTTGCATTCTTCGCGGGTGGTTTACATGGTAACATTAGACACCATCTGCTAAAACAATGGAAAGGGAAAGATGAAGATGTGTTGGTTTATGAAAAACTTCCAAGAAGCAAATCTTATGAATCCATGTTAAAGAAGAGCAAGTTTTGTTTGTGCCCAAGTGGATATGAAGTTGCAAGTCCAAGAGTTGTGGAAGCAATATATGCAGAATGTATTCCTGTCTTGATTTCAGATAGTTATGTGCCACCATTTAGTGATGTCCTGAATTGGAAATCATTTTCTGTGACAGTGGCTGTGAAGGACATACCAAATATCAAGAAGATACTAATGAGCATTTCACAAAGTCAGTACTTGAGAATGCATAGGAGAGTGAAGCAAGTTCAGAGGCATTTTGTGATTAATGGACCTCCCAAAAGATTTGATCTGTTCCACATGACTGTTCACTCCATATGGCTAAGAAGACTAAATATAAGAGTTCACGAATAG
- the LOC138892162 gene encoding uncharacterized protein: protein MMKAQALENHLAENSIDDEYQPLNTYFLDEEVNSVEVVPKNSNTWKMFFDGAINAKGVGIGAIHISSTGPHHPATTQLRLFCTSNTTECEAYIMGMNMAIEMDVQVLLIMGDSDLLIRQAQGEWETRDIKLIPYRQHVEDLSKRFRSVGFRYIPRFHNELPDALATLDSINSYPGKTHINPLEIQVRERHD, encoded by the coding sequence ATGATGAAAGCCCAAGCTTTAGAGAATCATCTGGCTGAAAATTCGATTGATGATGAATACCAGCCTTTGAACACTTACTTTCTGGACGAGGAAGTAAATTCAGTCGAAGTGGTCCCAAAAAACAGCAATACttggaaaatgttctttgatggagctaTAAATGCAAAAGGTGTAGGGATTGGGGCAATTCACATTTCATCCACTGGTCCACACCACCCGGCCACAACCCAGCTTCGTTTGTTTTGTACGAGCAATACTACTGAATGTGAGGCCTACATAATGGGCATGAACATGGCAATTGAAATGGATGTGCAAGTATTATTGATCATGGGAGACTCCGACTTGCTTATTCGACAGGCTCAAGGTGAATGGGAAACTCGAGACATCAAACTCATCCCATACAGGCAACATGTGGAAGACCTTAGCAAACGGTTCAGATCTGTTGGGTTTAGGTACATTCCTCGATTCCACAATGAGTTACCAGATGCATTAGCTACATTGGATTCAATAAACTCATACCCGGGTAAAACTCACATTAACCCGTTGGAGATTCAAGTGCGGGAAAGGCATGATTAA